Sequence from the Salinicoccus sp. Bachu38 genome:
ATGGCTCAAGTCCATCTCGGGATATGATGCAACTGTTACCAATGTTTCCAAGGAATATGGCCAGATTGCGATCCAGGGTCCAAAGGCAAGGGAAGCTGTCCAGAAGCACGTGGATGAAGACATCAGCGAAATGAAGATGTTCCGTTTCAAAAAAGATGTCGAAATTGATGGATGCACCGTCATCCTCTCCCAGAGCGGATATACCGGTGAAGATGGATTTGAAATCTACTGCGCCGCCGAGGATACCGAAAAACTGTGGAAGCTGTTCATCGATGAAGGTGCTGCACCATGCGGCCTCGGTTCCCGTGATACATTGAGACTCGAGGCCGGACTGCCGCTCCACGGCCAGGACCTGACCGAGGAGATTACACCAGTCGAAGCGAATATGGGCTTCGCTGTCAAAACGGACAAGGACGACTTCGTCGGCAAAGAAGTCCTAAAGGAACAGAAAGAGAATGGCGCACCGAGAAAGCTTGCAGGCTTTGAACTGCTGGAAAGAGGAATCGCAAGAACGGACTACGAAGTGACGGACAGTGAAGGCCACAAGGTCGGCTACGTAACCAGCGGTACGCAGTCTCCGCTAACAAAGCGCTCGATCGGCCTTGCTCTCGTAGACCGCGACTTCCATGAAATGGACAAGACATTCAATGTCAAAGTCAGAAACAAGGATGTAGAAGCCAAGTTTGTCAAAACACCATTCCATAAAAATTAAGAGTATAAGGGAGTGTATGAATTGAGTCATCGTTATTTACCACTAACTGAAAAAGATAAGAAGGAGATGCTCGATACGATTGGTATCGAAAGCATTTCTGAACTGTTCGAGGATATCCCTGAGAGTGTAAGGTTCAAAGGGGAGCTCAACCTTAAAGAAAGAAAGAGTGAAACATCGCTGCTGCGTGAGCTTGCGAATATCTCCAACAAGAACATCACATCGGAAACGCACGTCTCCTTCCTGGGTGCAGGAGTGTATGACCATTACATCCCTACGGTAGTGGACCATGTCATCTCCCGTTCCGAATTCTATACA
This genomic interval carries:
- the gcvT gene encoding glycine cleavage system aminomethyltransferase GcvT; its protein translation is MMSELKKTPLYDYYQESGVKVIDFSGWALPVQFSSIKEEHTAVRETMGMFEVSHMGEILVEGSEAEAFVNYALTNNVTKLTDTKAQYTMLCNEQGGVIDDLVIYRLEENKYLLVVNAGNTDKDFEWLKSISGYDATVTNVSKEYGQIAIQGPKAREAVQKHVDEDISEMKMFRFKKDVEIDGCTVILSQSGYTGEDGFEIYCAAEDTEKLWKLFIDEGAAPCGLGSRDTLRLEAGLPLHGQDLTEEITPVEANMGFAVKTDKDDFVGKEVLKEQKENGAPRKLAGFELLERGIARTDYEVTDSEGHKVGYVTSGTQSPLTKRSIGLALVDRDFHEMDKTFNVKVRNKDVEAKFVKTPFHKN